One stretch of Streptomyces agglomeratus DNA includes these proteins:
- a CDS encoding PHB depolymerase family esterase — MFRYVPDGLPAGRPLVVALHGCTQSAAAFDAETGWAAWADRWGFALLLPQQQSSNNLNSCFNWFEPADIRRGSGEALSIKQMTDRMKADLGSDPARVHATGLSAGAAMTNVVLAAYPDVFASGAPVAGLPYACATTVAAAYTCMSPGTSLSPAAWGDKVRAAHPGYMGPWPTVSVWQGTGDTTVVPANMTETVEQWTDVHRTDATADTTDTVAGYPHAVYRDSAGRPVVETYSITGMGHGQPVDPGTGGEQCGTAGAYILDVNLCAAYRIGQFWGLDGGTQPPGGGTRTVVLPSRAADDGYVKASATGTGPAVGTLEGTYGVAVGRGSDGLHNRALLSFDTSPVPDGATVKRAFVSVTYASGSGDPWAAGNRMVLDVRSGCFGASCATGADDWSAGASASGVAEIGRFASGAATSTDFTAVNDTGTTQVRLRLTSAPAATAYVFLKSGASATLTVEWE, encoded by the coding sequence ATGTTCCGGTACGTGCCCGACGGCCTGCCGGCCGGGCGGCCCCTCGTGGTCGCCTTACACGGGTGCACGCAGTCGGCCGCCGCGTTCGACGCGGAGACCGGCTGGGCGGCCTGGGCCGACCGCTGGGGCTTCGCGCTCCTGCTGCCCCAGCAGCAGTCGTCCAACAACCTCAACTCCTGCTTCAACTGGTTCGAGCCGGCCGACATCAGGCGCGGCTCTGGCGAGGCACTGTCGATCAAGCAGATGACCGACCGGATGAAGGCCGACCTGGGCAGCGACCCCGCCCGCGTCCACGCCACCGGGCTGTCCGCCGGCGCCGCCATGACCAACGTCGTGCTCGCCGCGTACCCCGACGTCTTCGCCTCCGGAGCGCCGGTCGCCGGCCTGCCGTACGCCTGCGCGACAACGGTCGCGGCCGCCTACACCTGCATGAGCCCGGGAACCAGCCTCTCGCCCGCCGCGTGGGGCGACAAAGTGCGCGCCGCCCACCCCGGTTACATGGGCCCCTGGCCGACCGTCTCCGTGTGGCAGGGGACCGGCGACACCACGGTCGTGCCCGCCAACATGACGGAGACCGTCGAACAGTGGACGGACGTGCACCGCACGGACGCCACGGCCGACACCACGGACACCGTGGCCGGCTATCCGCACGCCGTGTACCGCGACAGCGCCGGACGGCCGGTCGTGGAGACGTACTCGATCACCGGTATGGGCCACGGCCAGCCCGTCGACCCCGGGACCGGCGGCGAGCAGTGCGGTACCGCGGGCGCCTACATACTCGACGTCAACCTGTGCGCCGCGTACCGCATCGGACAGTTCTGGGGCCTCGACGGCGGCACCCAGCCCCCCGGAGGCGGGACCAGGACGGTGGTCCTGCCGAGCCGGGCGGCCGACGACGGGTACGTGAAAGCGTCGGCGACCGGCACCGGGCCGGCCGTCGGCACACTGGAGGGCACGTACGGAGTCGCGGTGGGCCGGGGCTCGGACGGCCTGCACAACCGCGCGCTGCTCTCCTTCGACACCTCGCCCGTGCCCGACGGGGCGACCGTGAAGCGCGCCTTCGTGAGCGTCACGTACGCCAGTGGCAGCGGCGACCCCTGGGCGGCCGGAAACCGTATGGTCCTCGACGTCAGGTCCGGCTGCTTCGGCGCCTCGTGCGCGACCGGCGCCGACGACTGGAGCGCCGGCGCGTCCGCGTCCGGCGTGGCGGAGATCGGCCGGTTCGCCTCCGGCGCGGCGACGTCGACCGACTTCACGGCCGTCAACGACACGGGGACGACCCAGGTGCGCCTGCGCCTGACATCGGCCCCCGCCGCCACGGCGTACGTGTTCCTGAAATCGGGGGCGTCGGCGACGCTGACGGTGGAGTGGGAATGA
- a CDS encoding TNT domain-containing protein, producing MNRIRTVLAALGITAATVLAPAASAAPQPHEKGRAAGVSRPGPCTGSYEDDARLGPKWLPNKHEEPVGPLLKGYKRTGKLSSEEFLKEYWQGPADSGGWKYPPNDGFGEVNGEVDKAPTELRSGQRLDRFGSEFGAYLAPAGDPYARRALPPQNLNTREPSVPCDYRVYKVAKPFYVWQGSIAPWFGQPGGGQQIKLDRAFLDPGEGQRLNVKWLLEHEYLEPAGA from the coding sequence GTGAACCGAATCCGCACCGTACTCGCCGCACTCGGCATCACCGCCGCGACGGTGCTCGCGCCGGCCGCGAGCGCCGCTCCGCAGCCGCACGAGAAGGGGCGGGCCGCAGGTGTCTCCCGGCCCGGGCCGTGCACCGGCTCGTACGAGGACGACGCACGGCTCGGGCCGAAGTGGCTTCCGAACAAGCACGAGGAGCCGGTGGGCCCGCTGTTGAAGGGCTACAAGCGGACCGGGAAACTGTCGTCGGAGGAATTCCTGAAGGAGTACTGGCAGGGTCCCGCCGACTCGGGTGGCTGGAAGTATCCGCCCAACGACGGGTTCGGTGAGGTCAACGGGGAGGTGGACAAGGCGCCCACCGAGCTGCGGAGCGGCCAGCGCCTGGACCGTTTCGGTTCGGAGTTCGGGGCCTATCTGGCGCCCGCCGGCGACCCGTACGCCCGGCGCGCCCTGCCGCCGCAGAACCTGAACACCCGTGAGCCGTCGGTGCCGTGCGACTACCGCGTCTACAAGGTGGCCAAGCCGTTCTATGTGTGGCAGGGCAGCATCGCGCCGTGGTTCGGACAGCCGGGCGGCGGGCAGCAGATCAAGCTCGACCGGGCGTTCCTGGATCCGGGTGAGGGGCAGCGGCTGAACGTGAAGTGGCTGCTGGAGCACGAGTACCTCGAACCGGCCGGCGCGTAG
- a CDS encoding transglutaminase domain-containing protein, whose amino-acid sequence MTSIVLTPWWLRRRPVAAGAGEAPGSVAPTAILDWRHERVQRLLADARSAAPETGERPLLLAAHRLIGERVHAVYALDDAQPASRTLGLRRGSCSQRLAVLEAVARAGGIPTRVRGLLIDGSFWYPRFPRLRRLVPDTVVLAWPEFRLGQEWVGVSELYAPLGALGRTNPAGFTNTGSQTLFEALASTAVDWDGSTCGADGCSSYDLSAVVRRDLGRFSSRDELFAAHGQTLCPPARIVAGALLGRRSAA is encoded by the coding sequence ATGACAAGCATCGTCCTGACTCCGTGGTGGCTCCGGCGGCGCCCCGTCGCGGCCGGCGCCGGCGAAGCCCCCGGATCGGTGGCCCCCACGGCGATACTCGACTGGCGTCACGAGCGCGTCCAGCGGCTGCTCGCGGACGCCCGGTCCGCCGCCCCGGAGACCGGCGAACGCCCGCTGCTGCTCGCCGCCCACCGCCTGATCGGCGAGCGGGTGCACGCGGTCTACGCCCTCGACGACGCGCAGCCCGCCTCCCGGACGCTGGGCCTGCGCCGCGGATCGTGCAGCCAGCGTCTCGCGGTCCTCGAAGCGGTCGCCCGGGCCGGCGGAATCCCCACCCGCGTACGGGGTCTTCTGATCGACGGCTCGTTCTGGTATCCGCGCTTTCCGCGGCTGCGCCGCCTGGTGCCGGACACGGTCGTGCTGGCGTGGCCCGAATTCCGGTTGGGGCAGGAGTGGGTGGGCGTCTCCGAGCTGTACGCGCCCCTGGGCGCCCTCGGCCGGACGAACCCGGCCGGGTTCACGAACACCGGATCGCAGACACTCTTCGAGGCGCTGGCATCGACCGCCGTGGACTGGGACGGCTCGACCTGCGGAGCGGACGGCTGCTCGTCGTACGACCTGTCGGCGGTGGTACGGCGGGACCTCGGGCGCTTCTCCTCGCGGGACGAGCTCTTCGCCGCCCACGGCCAGACCCTGTGCCCGCCCGCCAGGATCGTCGCGGGTGCGCTGCTGGGCCGCCGCTCCGCGGCCTGA
- a CDS encoding ThuA domain-containing protein, translating into MRTTLTNAGCWLAGALLCVAAAPAVAGGAQAPVRAEAPGESARTAVRAAAATDPAYKILAFSKTAGFRHGSIDDGLAALRELGGAHNFTVDATENSAAFTTANLAQYKAVVFLSTTGDVLNGTQQTAFEQYIRGGGGYAGIHAAADTEYDWPFYAGLAGALFHSHPHNQTATVRVEDRAHDATAHLGATWQRFDEWYNYRTNPRTTARVLASLDESSYSGGNMSGDHPISWCKGYEGGRAFYTGGGHTDESYTEPAFRRHLLGGIRWAAGMTEADCRPETGYTPLFDGTGTTGWKQAGPGSFTLADGTLTSQGGLGMLWYSAQEFTGDYALKLDWRMDGDDNSGIMVGFPASDDPWSAVDNGYEIQIDATDSADRTTGSVYGFKSADLAVRDAALNPPGEWNTYEIRVTGERLEVFLNGRKVNDFTNTDPARSPRQGHIGIQNHGDGDQVSFRNIRVRTSGGTPPGPRTGEIRGVSSKCADVAGGATGDGTQIQLWTCNGGAAQKWSLPGDGTFRALNKCLDVSGGGTADGTKIQLWTCNGTGAQQWQPQPDGTVRNPRSGKCLDAEGATWNDGTRLHLWSCHTGPNQRWTLP; encoded by the coding sequence ATGCGTACCACTCTCACCAACGCCGGCTGCTGGCTCGCGGGAGCGCTGCTGTGTGTGGCCGCCGCGCCCGCTGTCGCCGGGGGCGCCCAGGCACCGGTACGGGCGGAGGCACCGGGCGAGTCCGCCCGTACCGCCGTCCGGGCCGCTGCCGCCACCGATCCGGCGTACAAGATCCTCGCGTTCTCCAAGACGGCGGGCTTCCGCCACGGCTCCATCGACGACGGTCTCGCCGCGCTGCGCGAGCTCGGCGGCGCGCACAACTTCACGGTGGACGCCACGGAGAACTCCGCCGCCTTCACCACCGCCAACCTCGCGCAGTACAAAGCCGTCGTCTTCCTCTCCACCACGGGGGACGTGCTGAACGGCACGCAGCAGACAGCCTTCGAGCAGTACATCAGGGGCGGCGGCGGATACGCCGGGATCCACGCAGCCGCCGACACCGAGTACGACTGGCCGTTCTACGCCGGGCTCGCCGGGGCCCTGTTCCACTCCCACCCGCACAACCAGACGGCCACGGTCCGGGTGGAGGACCGCGCCCACGACGCCACCGCCCACCTCGGGGCCACTTGGCAGCGCTTCGACGAGTGGTACAACTACCGCACCAACCCGCGTACGACGGCCCGTGTCCTGGCCTCGCTGGACGAGTCCAGCTACTCCGGCGGCAACATGTCCGGTGATCATCCGATCTCCTGGTGCAAGGGCTACGAGGGCGGCCGGGCCTTCTACACGGGCGGCGGCCACACGGACGAGTCGTACACCGAGCCGGCCTTCCGCAGGCACCTGCTCGGCGGCATCCGGTGGGCGGCGGGCATGACCGAGGCCGACTGCCGTCCGGAGACCGGGTACACACCGCTGTTCGACGGTACGGGCACGACCGGCTGGAAGCAGGCCGGTCCGGGTTCCTTCACGCTGGCCGACGGGACGCTGACATCACAGGGCGGACTGGGCATGCTGTGGTACTCCGCCCAGGAGTTCACCGGCGACTACGCGCTCAAGCTCGACTGGCGTATGGACGGGGACGACAACTCCGGGATCATGGTGGGCTTCCCGGCGTCCGACGACCCGTGGTCGGCGGTCGACAACGGGTACGAGATCCAGATCGACGCCACCGACAGCGCCGACCGCACGACCGGATCGGTGTACGGGTTCAAGTCCGCCGACCTCGCCGTACGCGACGCGGCGCTCAATCCTCCCGGCGAGTGGAACACGTACGAGATCCGCGTGACCGGCGAACGACTGGAGGTCTTCCTGAACGGCCGCAAGGTCAACGACTTCACGAACACCGACCCCGCCCGCAGCCCGCGCCAGGGGCACATCGGGATCCAGAACCACGGCGACGGTGACCAGGTGTCCTTCCGCAACATCCGCGTCAGGACGTCGGGCGGTACGCCGCCGGGTCCGCGCACGGGTGAGATCAGGGGCGTCAGCAGCAAGTGCGCGGATGTCGCCGGCGGCGCGACCGGTGACGGCACGCAGATCCAGCTGTGGACGTGCAACGGCGGCGCCGCGCAGAAGTGGTCGCTGCCGGGTGACGGCACCTTCCGCGCGCTGAACAAGTGCCTGGACGTCAGCGGAGGCGGGACCGCCGACGGTACGAAGATCCAGCTGTGGACGTGCAACGGCACCGGCGCTCAGCAGTGGCAGCCCCAGCCGGACGGCACCGTCCGCAACCCGCGGTCCGGCAAGTGCCTCGACGCCGAGGGCGCCACCTGGAACGACGGCACGCGCCTGCACCTGTGGAGCTGCCACACCGGCCCCAACCAGAGGTGGACGCTTCCCTGA
- a CDS encoding IS630 family transposase → MGDTRLPPVVLSDTERSTLEDWARRRSTAQGLAQRAQIVLACARGWNNTRVAARLGIERKTAARWRTRFLLDRLDGLADEPRPGVPRTITDAQVEEVVVRTLEEVPAGGTHWSKRELAKVVGISPASVLRIWHAFGLQPWRTETFKISPDPFLIDKIRDVVGLYLAPPANAAVFAVDEKPQIQALERTAPVLPMLPGVPERRSFDYVRHGTVDLFAALNTATGKVITKLSAQHRAVDFRDFLDEIDRQTDPGLAVHVICDNLSAHKAPVVHKWLLAHPRFHLHFTPTYSSWINQVERWFAELERRCLARGVFCSLDDLKAGLESWIKVWNDEARPFKWTKTADQILDRICRYCDRISKPVH, encoded by the coding sequence ATGGGTGACACCAGGCTGCCGCCGGTCGTGCTGTCGGATACCGAGCGGTCGACGTTGGAGGACTGGGCCAGGCGGCGTTCGACCGCGCAGGGTCTGGCTCAGCGTGCGCAGATCGTGCTGGCGTGCGCGCGGGGATGGAACAACACGAGAGTGGCCGCGCGGCTGGGCATCGAGCGCAAGACGGCGGCCAGATGGAGGACGCGGTTCCTGCTGGACCGCCTCGACGGGCTGGCCGACGAGCCGCGGCCCGGGGTGCCACGGACCATCACCGATGCCCAGGTGGAAGAGGTGGTGGTCCGCACTCTTGAGGAGGTGCCCGCGGGCGGGACGCACTGGTCGAAGCGGGAGCTGGCCAAGGTGGTGGGGATCTCGCCGGCGAGCGTGCTGCGGATCTGGCACGCCTTCGGCCTGCAGCCGTGGCGGACGGAGACCTTCAAGATCTCTCCGGACCCGTTCCTGATCGACAAGATCCGTGACGTCGTCGGTCTCTACCTCGCCCCGCCTGCCAACGCGGCTGTGTTCGCGGTGGACGAGAAACCGCAGATCCAAGCTCTGGAACGGACCGCACCGGTGTTGCCGATGCTGCCCGGGGTGCCCGAACGGCGGAGTTTTGACTACGTCCGGCACGGGACCGTCGATCTGTTCGCAGCGTTGAACACGGCGACGGGCAAGGTGATCACGAAGCTGTCCGCGCAGCACCGGGCCGTGGACTTCCGTGACTTCCTCGACGAGATCGACCGCCAGACCGATCCCGGTCTGGCGGTCCACGTGATCTGCGACAACCTTTCCGCCCACAAAGCGCCTGTGGTGCACAAGTGGCTGCTGGCGCATCCCCGCTTCCACCTGCACTTCACGCCTACGTACTCGTCATGGATCAACCAGGTCGAGCGGTGGTTCGCCGAGCTGGAACGGCGCTGCCTCGCACGCGGAGTGTTCTGTTCCCTCGACGACCTCAAGGCCGGACTTGAGAGCTGGATCAAGGTCTGGAACGACGAGGCCAGGCCCTTCAAGTGGACCAAGACCGCCGACCAAATCCTCGACCGCATCTGCCGCTACTGCGACAGGATCTCCAAACCAGTTCACTAG
- a CDS encoding PQQ-dependent sugar dehydrogenase, whose product MLAALLSTGFLAPAGPASAAPPDADRGTAKSAAAEEFQQVTLAKGVAETGEPMTMAVLPDRSVLHTSRDGTLRLTDAAGTTRVAGKLDVYSHDEEGLQGVGVDPGFASNRLVYLYYAPKLTTPGGDAPGDGTAADFVPFDGVNRLSRFSLAADGTLNLASEKKILDVPASRGICCHVGGDIDFDAQGNLYLTTGDDSNPFASDGYTPIDERASRNPAYDAQRSAGNTNDLRGKVLRIKVNADGSYSTPSGNLFAPGTAKTRPEIYAMGFRNPFRMSVDKATGTVYLGDYGPDAGTASASRGPAGQVEFNRITKAGNYGWPYCTGKNDAYTDYDFAGGTSGAKFDCAAPKNTSPRNTGLTDLPPAQPAWIPYDGGSVPEFGSGSESPMGGPVYRYDASSPSDVKFPQSYDGNFFAGEFGRKWIKRIAQGADGTVQSVNAFPWSGTQVMDMAFGPDGALYVLDYGTGYFNGDANSALYRIEHVTGGRSPIAQAKADRTSGKAPLTVAFSSAGSSDPDGDPLGYAWKFGDGGTSTAANPSHTYTANGQYTAELTVSDGTGKSATASVRVTVGNTAPTVKLELPVDGRIIDPGAAVPYKVTVTDPEDASVDCSKVKITFIVGHDSHGHPQTSATGCSGTVQTIADGEHDPNANIFGVWDAEYTDKGANGQPALTTHAQHISQPSHRQGEHYGDSSGVQVVSHTPAHGGKTVGHIDNGDWISFKPYALDDATRFTARVASAGVGGTLEVRAGSPTGTVLGTAAVPLTGGWEAYQEVSTALTNRPAGTTTLYLVFKGGPGALFDVDDFRFTTAGAGERTGEVKGVNSKCLDVAGGSSADGTQVQLWTCNAGAAQRWTLPGDGTLRALNKCLDVSGGGTADGTKIQLWTCNGTGAQQWQPQPDGTVRNPRSGKCLDAEGGTWNDGTRTHLWTCHTGANQKWTLP is encoded by the coding sequence CTGCTCGCCGCGCTGCTCTCCACCGGCTTCCTGGCGCCCGCGGGACCCGCCTCCGCGGCCCCCCCGGACGCGGATCGCGGGACAGCGAAGTCGGCAGCGGCCGAGGAGTTCCAGCAGGTCACCCTCGCCAAGGGCGTCGCGGAAACCGGCGAACCCATGACGATGGCGGTCCTGCCCGACCGCTCCGTACTGCACACCTCGCGCGACGGAACACTGCGGCTCACGGACGCGGCGGGCACGACCAGGGTCGCGGGCAAGCTCGATGTCTACAGCCACGACGAGGAGGGGCTCCAGGGCGTCGGCGTGGATCCCGGCTTCGCCTCCAACCGCCTCGTCTACCTCTACTACGCGCCGAAACTCACCACTCCGGGCGGCGACGCCCCGGGCGACGGCACGGCCGCCGACTTCGTCCCGTTCGACGGCGTGAACCGGCTCTCCCGGTTCTCCCTCGCCGCCGACGGCACCCTGAACCTGGCGAGTGAGAAGAAGATTCTCGACGTACCGGCTTCGCGCGGAATCTGCTGCCACGTCGGGGGCGACATCGACTTCGACGCGCAGGGCAACCTGTATCTCACCACCGGGGACGATTCGAACCCCTTCGCCTCCGACGGCTATACGCCGATCGACGAACGGGCCTCCCGCAACCCGGCGTACGACGCCCAGCGTTCGGCGGGCAACACCAACGACCTGCGCGGCAAGGTACTGCGCATCAAGGTGAACGCGGACGGCTCGTACTCCACCCCCTCGGGCAACCTCTTCGCCCCGGGCACGGCGAAGACCCGCCCCGAGATCTACGCCATGGGCTTCCGCAACCCGTTCCGGATGAGCGTCGACAAGGCCACCGGCACGGTCTACCTCGGCGACTACGGGCCCGACGCGGGCACCGCCAGCGCCTCCCGGGGGCCTGCCGGGCAGGTCGAGTTCAACCGCATCACCAAAGCCGGCAACTACGGCTGGCCGTACTGCACCGGCAAGAACGACGCGTACACCGACTACGACTTCGCCGGCGGGACCTCGGGCGCGAAGTTCGACTGCGCCGCCCCGAAGAACACCTCGCCCCGCAACACCGGCCTCACCGACCTGCCTCCGGCGCAGCCCGCCTGGATCCCGTACGACGGCGGCTCGGTACCCGAGTTCGGCAGCGGGTCGGAGTCGCCCATGGGCGGGCCCGTCTACCGGTACGACGCCTCCTCGCCCTCCGACGTGAAATTCCCGCAGAGTTACGACGGGAACTTCTTCGCCGGCGAGTTCGGCCGCAAGTGGATCAAGCGCATCGCGCAGGGCGCCGACGGAACCGTGCAGTCCGTCAACGCCTTCCCCTGGAGCGGCACCCAGGTGATGGACATGGCCTTCGGCCCGGACGGGGCGCTGTACGTCCTGGACTACGGCACCGGTTACTTCAACGGCGACGCGAACTCCGCCCTGTACCGCATCGAGCACGTCACCGGGGGCCGCTCCCCCATCGCCCAGGCCAAGGCCGACCGCACCTCCGGCAAGGCGCCGCTCACCGTGGCGTTCTCCTCGGCCGGCAGCTCCGACCCGGACGGGGACCCGCTCGGTTACGCGTGGAAGTTCGGCGACGGCGGGACGTCGACCGCCGCGAACCCTTCCCACACGTACACGGCCAACGGGCAGTACACCGCCGAGCTGACCGTCTCCGACGGCACCGGGAAGAGCGCCACCGCCTCCGTGCGGGTGACCGTCGGCAACACCGCACCGACCGTCAAGCTGGAGCTGCCGGTGGACGGCCGCATCATCGATCCGGGTGCGGCGGTGCCGTACAAGGTGACCGTCACCGACCCGGAGGACGCGTCCGTCGACTGCTCCAAGGTGAAGATCACGTTCATCGTCGGGCACGACAGCCACGGCCACCCGCAGACCTCCGCGACCGGGTGCTCCGGCACCGTACAGACCATCGCGGACGGCGAACACGACCCGAACGCGAACATCTTCGGTGTCTGGGACGCGGAGTACACCGACAAGGGGGCGAACGGCCAGCCCGCCCTGACCACCCACGCCCAGCACATCAGCCAGCCCAGTCACCGCCAGGGTGAGCACTACGGCGACTCGTCGGGCGTCCAGGTCGTCAGCCACACACCGGCCCACGGCGGAAAGACGGTCGGCCACATCGACAACGGCGACTGGATCTCCTTCAAGCCGTACGCACTCGACGACGCCACCCGGTTCACGGCGCGCGTCGCCTCCGCCGGTGTCGGCGGCACCCTTGAGGTACGGGCCGGCTCCCCCACCGGCACGGTGCTGGGCACGGCGGCCGTGCCCCTGACCGGCGGATGGGAGGCATACCAGGAGGTCAGTACCGCGCTGACGAACCGGCCCGCCGGAACGACGACGCTGTACCTCGTCTTCAAGGGCGGTCCCGGCGCGCTCTTCGACGTCGACGACTTCCGGTTCACCACTGCGGGCGCCGGGGAGCGGACGGGCGAGGTGAAGGGTGTGAACAGCAAGTGCCTGGATGTCGCGGGCGGGAGTTCCGCCGACGGGACGCAGGTCCAGCTGTGGACGTGCAACGCCGGAGCCGCGCAGCGGTGGACGCTGCCGGGCGACGGGACACTGCGGGCGCTGAACAAGTGCCTGGACGTCAGCGGAGGCGGGACCGCCGACGGTACGAAGATCCAGCTGTGGACGTGCAACGGCACCGGCGCTCAGCAGTGGCAGCCCCAGCCGGACGGCACCGTCCGCAACCCGCGGTCCGGCAAGTGCCTCGACGCCGAGGGCGGCACCTGGAACGACGGCACGCGCACCCATCTGTGGACCTGCCACACCGGAGCGAACCAGAAGTGGACCCTGCCGTAG
- a CDS encoding IS701 family transposase, whose product MTRRVPCPPAPGPLEAYAARFDDLLSTLAQRRGFREYLAGLLLPRDRNKTLTCLAGAEPVAGAQHPAVQRLQFFLSESTWDHEQINARRLELLLADPATEPHAGGVLVIDDSGDRKDGTATAHVGRQWLGRLGKTDNGIVTVTTCWADESVYYPLHAVPYSPARHFPAGKSDPGFRTKLQIAAELARTAKTAGVAFRAVAADCAYGDQDGFRRQLGEAGLPFVMALKPSHGTWAYGKDAYTPVDAARALTWTNPEHPGDWTAVERTFRNGHTETWWAADAHLGWWGPDGNVRLVVATTDPAILPAQATWYLATDLPRPGGPREADHPHPAADLHEVVRIYGIRHWIEQSYKQVKDELGWADFQVRSDTAIRRHQTLVTCAFSFCWDTWFAHPPDREPAPVPALPPAPTPPGPAERGPKQTPPAPTGQLAQGDPSRPRLARSLDQPPTMLARMDECTPTARTPSTDQRRRRRPPT is encoded by the coding sequence ATGACCCGTCGTGTGCCGTGCCCGCCGGCTCCTGGCCCGCTGGAAGCCTACGCCGCACGCTTCGATGACCTGCTCTCCACGCTGGCCCAGCGACGCGGGTTCCGTGAGTACCTCGCCGGGCTGCTGCTGCCGCGGGACCGCAACAAGACCCTGACCTGCCTGGCCGGCGCCGAGCCCGTGGCCGGAGCCCAGCACCCGGCGGTGCAGCGGCTGCAGTTCTTCCTCTCCGAGTCGACCTGGGACCACGAGCAGATCAACGCCCGCCGGTTGGAACTGCTGCTCGCCGACCCGGCGACCGAGCCGCACGCGGGCGGGGTACTGGTGATCGACGACTCGGGTGACCGCAAGGACGGGACCGCGACCGCGCATGTCGGGCGGCAGTGGCTGGGCCGACTGGGCAAGACCGACAACGGCATCGTCACCGTGACGACCTGCTGGGCCGACGAGAGCGTCTACTACCCGCTCCACGCGGTGCCCTACAGCCCCGCCCGTCACTTCCCCGCCGGCAAGAGCGACCCCGGCTTCCGCACGAAACTGCAGATCGCAGCCGAACTCGCCCGCACCGCCAAGACTGCCGGGGTGGCCTTCCGGGCCGTGGCCGCCGACTGCGCCTACGGCGACCAGGACGGCTTCCGCCGGCAACTCGGCGAGGCGGGTCTGCCGTTCGTCATGGCCCTCAAGCCGAGCCACGGCACGTGGGCCTACGGCAAGGATGCCTACACCCCCGTCGACGCCGCACGCGCACTGACCTGGACCAATCCCGAGCATCCCGGGGACTGGACCGCGGTTGAGCGGACTTTCCGCAACGGGCACACCGAGACCTGGTGGGCCGCCGACGCCCACCTCGGCTGGTGGGGTCCGGACGGAAACGTCCGCCTGGTCGTGGCCACCACCGACCCGGCCATCCTGCCCGCGCAGGCAACTTGGTACCTGGCCACCGACCTGCCCCGCCCCGGCGGCCCCCGTGAGGCCGACCACCCTCATCCCGCCGCTGACCTGCACGAAGTCGTGCGGATCTACGGCATCCGTCACTGGATCGAGCAGAGCTACAAACAGGTCAAGGACGAACTCGGATGGGCCGATTTCCAGGTCCGTTCCGACACCGCCATCCGCCGCCACCAGACACTGGTCACCTGCGCGTTCTCGTTCTGCTGGGACACCTGGTTCGCTCATCCGCCAGACCGGGAACCCGCCCCCGTCCCTGCGCTCCCGCCCGCCCCGACGCCGCCGGGACCGGCTGAGAGGGGGCCCAAGCAGACCCCACCAGCCCCAACCGGCCAGCTGGCCCAAGGCGATCCGAGCCGTCCGCGCCTGGCTCGCTCCCTGGACCAACCTCCAACGATGCTGGCACGCATGGACGAATGCACCCCCACCGCCCGAACTCCAAGCACTGATCAACGCCGTCGGCGCAGGCCACCCACTTGA
- a CDS encoding subtilase-type protease inhibitor, giving the protein MRHIRTTLGAVGAAAVLALTSTAAASPAHAEPAGTASLYAPSALVLSMGMGEEAGTATVARAVTLSCAPGPGGTHPAPEAACAELHRADGQFAGLIDPAPRRTCTREWDPVVITAQGVWQGKQVSWSTTFGNRCQMEGGLADAALFAF; this is encoded by the coding sequence ATGCGTCACATCCGGACCACCCTCGGAGCCGTCGGCGCGGCCGCTGTCCTCGCACTGACGAGCACGGCCGCCGCGAGCCCGGCGCACGCGGAGCCGGCCGGAACGGCCAGCCTCTACGCGCCCTCCGCCCTGGTGCTCAGCATGGGTATGGGCGAGGAGGCCGGCACGGCGACGGTCGCACGCGCCGTGACGCTCAGCTGCGCCCCCGGCCCCGGCGGCACCCACCCGGCGCCCGAGGCGGCCTGCGCCGAACTGCACCGGGCGGACGGCCAGTTCGCCGGCCTGATCGACCCGGCACCGCGACGCACCTGTACGCGCGAGTGGGACCCGGTCGTGATCACCGCCCAAGGCGTGTGGCAGGGCAAGCAGGTCTCGTGGTCGACCACCTTCGGCAACCGCTGCCAGATGGAGGGCGGCCTGGCGGACGCCGCGCTGTTCGCCTTCTGA